The proteins below come from a single Chitinophaga pinensis DSM 2588 genomic window:
- a CDS encoding TlpA disulfide reductase family protein, with amino-acid sequence MKYLLTLISLAAVIPCKAQFVLDGKVSGYKGKYIYLQYADDKGTYIRDSATVKNGLFRFSGNVSEPFMAALKNSSDPRSYNDSGNVSLFLEPKKMTISVEEGNFANAQVEGSASQKQFGAMQQQIRYVNKKWKVVMDTLSAVNKRSNFEYQELKNWVLSPFHMDMDEIYDRSMNQYPTSYVTAYYLRFKVNELSADSLKKWYAGFPEKVKQSKYGKSLNEDIQRKKIGIPGTMAKGFSSEDIDGKPLSLADYKGKYVLLDFWASWCLPCRKGSPHLKELYGKYKDKGFEIIGISDDDSKPDAWRKAVEKDGTGIWKHVLRGMKRTDSGFDRTNDKSDFYNIHALPTKILIDPNGQIIGRYTGEGEEDKSMDEKLASIFGK; translated from the coding sequence ATGAAATATTTATTGACGCTCATTTCACTGGCTGCAGTTATTCCCTGCAAAGCGCAGTTTGTGCTGGACGGAAAAGTGTCTGGTTATAAAGGAAAGTATATCTATCTGCAATATGCAGATGATAAGGGTACTTATATCAGAGACAGTGCAACCGTAAAGAATGGTCTTTTCCGTTTCTCTGGCAATGTAAGCGAGCCCTTTATGGCGGCATTGAAGAATAGCAGTGATCCCCGTTCCTATAATGATTCAGGGAATGTAAGTCTCTTTCTTGAGCCTAAGAAGATGACTATTTCGGTAGAAGAGGGGAATTTCGCTAATGCACAGGTAGAAGGATCTGCATCGCAAAAGCAATTCGGAGCTATGCAGCAACAGATCAGGTATGTGAATAAGAAATGGAAAGTGGTAATGGATACACTGTCTGCTGTCAACAAGCGTAGTAATTTCGAATACCAGGAGCTGAAGAATTGGGTGCTATCACCTTTCCATATGGATATGGATGAGATCTATGATCGCTCCATGAACCAGTATCCCACTTCATATGTAACAGCCTATTATCTTCGGTTTAAGGTTAATGAGCTGAGCGCGGATTCACTGAAGAAATGGTATGCAGGTTTCCCTGAAAAAGTAAAACAAAGCAAATATGGAAAGTCGCTCAACGAGGACATTCAAAGGAAGAAAATAGGTATACCCGGAACAATGGCAAAGGGATTCTCTTCAGAAGATATTGATGGAAAGCCGTTGAGTCTTGCAGATTATAAAGGGAAATATGTGTTGCTTGACTTCTGGGCCAGCTGGTGTCTGCCTTGCAGGAAGGGTAGTCCACATTTGAAAGAATTGTATGGTAAATACAAGGATAAAGGATTTGAAATCATCGGTATTTCAGATGATGATTCAAAACCGGATGCATGGAGAAAGGCGGTGGAAAAAGACGGGACCGGCATCTGGAAACATGTGTTGAGGGGCATGAAGAGAACAGACAGCGGTTTTGATCGTACAAATGATAAGTCGGACTTTTATAATATACATGCTTTGCCTACTAAAATTCTTATTGACCCCAATGGACAGATTATTGGAAGATATACAGGGGAGGGTGAAGAAGATAAGAGTATGGATGAAAAGTTGGCGTCTATTTTCGGGAAATAA
- a CDS encoding LytR/AlgR family response regulator transcription factor produces MDNHNVKTDAIMDVYKSGASQDFILIKDCLLYIGGSETIYQNGNDAPGMQHLKGTYRLPDKNILYALGSANGNFGVSDSSETGKAGPFGWKKSFLVFRNQKYFTVQTDHIAFFYIRNNCVSFKCFDKQVYTINHSLDQIIHAVSPHQFFRINRQYVVNFSAIKEVEPYFTRKLCVNLLVDTPDKLLINKERTTNFLSWMEDR; encoded by the coding sequence ATGGATAATCACAATGTTAAAACAGACGCGATTATGGACGTATACAAGAGTGGAGCTAGTCAGGATTTTATACTAATCAAAGACTGCCTGCTATACATTGGTGGCAGCGAGACAATTTACCAGAACGGGAATGACGCGCCAGGGATGCAACATCTTAAAGGCACTTACCGCCTTCCTGACAAAAACATTTTATACGCCTTAGGATCAGCCAACGGAAACTTCGGCGTATCCGACTCAAGCGAAACAGGCAAAGCAGGTCCCTTCGGCTGGAAAAAGAGCTTTCTCGTTTTCAGGAACCAAAAATACTTTACTGTTCAAACTGATCATATCGCATTCTTCTATATCCGCAACAACTGCGTATCCTTTAAATGCTTCGACAAACAGGTCTATACCATCAATCATTCACTAGACCAGATCATCCATGCAGTATCACCCCATCAGTTCTTCCGTATCAACCGCCAGTATGTTGTCAATTTCAGTGCGATAAAGGAAGTAGAACCATATTTCACACGTAAGTTATGTGTAAATCTGCTGGTAGATACGCCGGATAAACTACTTATTAACAAGGAAAGAACAACCAACTTTTTATCCTGGATGGAGGATAGATGA
- a CDS encoding sigma-54-dependent transcriptional regulator has product MKNKILIVEDQFIEANNLRMVLKAAGYQVCTIARSVQEALKIISTEQPDLVMLDIFLNGDQTGIELAVILKKQNIPFIYLSANSDQHTFALAKQTNPYGFLVKPFREKDVLAMLDIAANLHEEHLALSHMSASNSVSAAQDKKTIADFGMIGNSTTLKEITRYIGIAAAATAPVLILGESGTGKEVVARAIHENSARQKKPLIVVDCAALTPTLIESELFGHEKGSFTGATDKRIGKFEQATGGTIFLDEVGEIPVEIQSKLLRVLQEKEICPIGGKRKTVDVRIIAATNRNLEEEVAQGRFRLDLYYRLFVFPIQLSPLRDRKEDIIPIAEHYLRICTAANNKIIAGFSDKATQMLLNYSWPGNVRELIHLIERSVLLCEDPLIDNVFLPTTRKSQIQDVLPIKTMTENERDHILEVLSRCDWKIYGRGGAADLLEINASTLKSRMKKLGISKRFD; this is encoded by the coding sequence ATGAAAAATAAAATATTAATTGTAGAAGACCAGTTTATAGAAGCCAATAATCTGCGCATGGTGCTAAAAGCAGCAGGTTACCAGGTTTGCACTATTGCCAGGTCTGTGCAGGAGGCGTTGAAAATCATTTCCACCGAACAGCCTGATCTCGTTATGTTGGATATTTTTCTAAACGGCGATCAGACAGGCATCGAACTGGCCGTAATACTGAAGAAACAAAACATCCCGTTCATTTATCTTTCTGCTAATTCAGACCAACATACCTTCGCGCTGGCAAAACAAACCAACCCCTATGGTTTCCTGGTGAAGCCATTCCGCGAAAAAGATGTACTGGCAATGCTTGACATCGCTGCGAACCTCCATGAGGAACATCTCGCGCTGTCACATATGTCAGCCAGCAATAGCGTATCGGCAGCGCAGGATAAAAAGACCATCGCTGATTTCGGGATGATTGGCAATAGTACTACGCTAAAAGAAATCACACGGTATATCGGTATCGCAGCTGCAGCAACCGCTCCCGTACTAATACTCGGCGAAAGTGGCACAGGGAAAGAAGTAGTAGCGCGTGCTATTCATGAAAATTCTGCCCGCCAGAAGAAGCCATTAATCGTTGTCGATTGTGCCGCTTTAACCCCCACATTGATAGAATCAGAACTCTTTGGCCATGAGAAAGGTAGTTTTACGGGTGCAACAGATAAACGGATAGGCAAGTTTGAACAGGCCACCGGCGGCACCATCTTCCTGGATGAAGTAGGAGAAATCCCTGTTGAGATACAATCGAAATTATTGCGTGTACTACAGGAGAAAGAAATATGTCCGATCGGAGGCAAACGTAAAACAGTGGATGTGCGCATCATTGCAGCCACCAACCGGAATCTGGAAGAAGAAGTAGCACAAGGCAGATTCCGCCTGGACCTGTACTACCGGCTCTTTGTATTTCCGATTCAACTCTCGCCCTTACGGGATAGAAAAGAAGACATCATCCCCATTGCAGAGCACTATCTCCGGATATGTACTGCCGCCAACAACAAGATCATAGCTGGCTTTTCAGACAAAGCAACACAAATGCTCCTCAACTATTCCTGGCCAGGCAACGTTCGCGAATTGATACACCTGATTGAACGCAGCGTATTGTTATGCGAAGATCCGCTGATCGATAATGTCTTTCTTCCAACAACCAGAAAGAGCCAGATACAGGATGTGCTGCCCATCAAGACAATGACAGAAAATGAACGGGATCACATACTGGAAGTACTGTCCAGGTGTGACTGGAAAATATATGGACGTGGCGGCGCTGCCGATCTGCTGGAAATCAACGCCTCCACGCTAAAATCCAGAATGAAAAAACTGGGTATATCCAAACGATTCGATTAA
- a CDS encoding sensor histidine kinase: MTMLLEHGTYSENITLWKQVKRWLLCCILSLTCISGRLYAQYYPAPAPVAANQLHTLSTRLKTTRNAHERIQTLNALCNLYHNLPYKNPADLTLAEQYAKQALAEGTRINDQAGMSEALLLLGQLYYFSDALDSFEQLPGKANDSTRAKLFLQLSFYIWGRDAKDKTQDYLRSNDYARKAAAITERLGLKDLTLMAARNIAINNLYLKKPDAEADVLKIIATYKRTGYKKLQYIYYPLTCYFDFVRQTDKSYYYSEAAVTAVDATRDTLSAGDIYIEKSVLAYRREKYEEAINACKQALKYYEHQPSIYYVSSPMVHEIISAAYNKMGKKTEATNYILNALHQYPPRGTQDSITYLYRLGNAFREEKAFDKSETYFKQLYAISSRLHKDEDYANISLGHVYLDAGEFEKARHYLYKGLSLVKPEENTAGLRYLHYMIYLADSATQHYLTAIEHLNKSNDQAAAEARLEQDKVVRQMEVAYKAREKEQELKLKNQNIIFLQRQAQAQKEKLKQSEKIGLLTAGALVLALAIMVLLFFFYRQKQKSSREMTHKNQQLQKLVSEKEWLLKEVHHRVKNNLHTIFCLLESQARTATPEARNALEKSTHRIYAMSLFHQKVYQSGNIQQVDFGNYMREFLLFLQEGFDLETRNIRVTHEMTSISLPLNLAMPLALIANEALTNAAKYAFEGRSSGEINLSLHPHEQAYKMTISDDGIGITHPGSSDRQSLGMELMHGLCADIGAAINFEVNNGTRINIAFNAG; encoded by the coding sequence ATGACGATGCTACTGGAGCATGGAACATATTCTGAAAACATTACACTTTGGAAACAGGTAAAACGGTGGCTGCTTTGCTGTATCCTATCGCTCACCTGCATATCCGGCAGATTATATGCACAATATTATCCTGCCCCCGCACCTGTTGCAGCCAATCAACTGCACACATTATCTACGCGATTAAAGACTACACGTAATGCACATGAGCGTATACAGACACTAAATGCACTGTGTAATCTCTACCATAACCTGCCCTATAAAAATCCGGCTGACCTTACGCTTGCGGAACAATACGCTAAACAGGCACTAGCAGAAGGTACCCGGATAAACGACCAGGCAGGTATGTCTGAAGCATTATTGTTGCTGGGACAATTATATTATTTCAGTGATGCGCTGGATAGTTTTGAGCAACTGCCCGGCAAAGCCAATGACTCAACCAGAGCTAAACTGTTCCTGCAACTCAGCTTCTACATCTGGGGAAGAGACGCAAAAGACAAAACACAGGACTATCTCAGGAGTAACGATTACGCCAGAAAGGCTGCCGCAATAACTGAAAGACTGGGTTTAAAAGACCTGACACTGATGGCTGCGCGTAATATTGCCATTAACAATTTATACCTGAAAAAGCCGGATGCTGAAGCGGACGTCCTTAAAATCATTGCAACATACAAACGGACAGGATACAAAAAGCTCCAGTATATCTACTACCCGCTGACCTGTTATTTTGATTTTGTTCGTCAGACAGATAAATCCTATTACTATTCAGAAGCCGCGGTAACAGCAGTAGATGCCACCAGAGACACACTCTCCGCAGGTGACATTTACATTGAAAAATCAGTACTGGCTTATCGCCGCGAAAAGTATGAGGAAGCAATAAACGCCTGTAAACAGGCATTGAAATACTACGAACACCAACCAAGCATATATTATGTTTCTTCCCCTATGGTGCACGAGATCATCAGTGCAGCTTACAACAAAATGGGTAAGAAAACAGAAGCAACCAACTACATATTGAATGCCCTGCATCAATATCCGCCCCGTGGTACCCAGGATAGTATTACTTATCTTTACAGACTGGGAAATGCTTTTCGTGAAGAAAAAGCGTTTGATAAATCGGAAACCTATTTTAAACAGTTATACGCCATTTCCAGCCGGCTGCACAAAGATGAAGATTATGCCAACATTAGTCTTGGCCATGTTTACCTGGACGCCGGCGAGTTTGAAAAAGCCAGGCACTATCTGTACAAAGGCTTATCCCTGGTGAAACCGGAAGAAAACACTGCTGGTCTGCGCTACCTGCATTACATGATCTACCTGGCTGATTCTGCCACACAACATTATCTTACCGCAATAGAACATTTGAATAAGAGCAATGACCAGGCAGCCGCTGAAGCAAGATTAGAGCAGGATAAAGTAGTGAGACAAATGGAAGTCGCCTACAAGGCCCGCGAAAAAGAACAGGAACTCAAGCTAAAAAATCAGAATATCATATTCCTGCAACGACAGGCACAGGCGCAAAAGGAAAAACTAAAACAATCTGAAAAAATTGGTTTGCTCACCGCTGGCGCCTTAGTCCTTGCCCTGGCCATCATGGTATTACTCTTTTTCTTTTATCGCCAAAAACAAAAAAGCAGCCGGGAAATGACGCATAAAAACCAGCAATTGCAAAAGCTGGTTTCTGAAAAAGAGTGGCTCCTGAAAGAAGTACATCACCGTGTAAAGAACAATCTTCATACTATATTTTGTCTCTTGGAAAGCCAGGCACGCACTGCTACACCAGAAGCGCGCAATGCGCTTGAAAAAAGTACGCATCGCATTTATGCCATGTCCCTTTTTCACCAGAAAGTTTATCAATCCGGCAATATTCAACAGGTCGATTTCGGCAACTATATGAGGGAGTTCCTGCTCTTTTTACAAGAGGGTTTTGATCTGGAAACCAGGAACATCAGGGTTACCCATGAGATGACAAGCATCTCATTGCCGCTCAATCTGGCAATGCCGCTGGCACTGATTGCAAATGAAGCGCTCACCAACGCCGCCAAATATGCATTTGAGGGCAGGTCTTCCGGAGAAATCAACCTTTCATTGCACCCGCATGAACAGGCGTACAAGATGACAATAAGCGACGATGGCATAGGCATCACCCATCCAGGTAGCTCAGATAGACAATCCCTGGGAATGGAATTAATGCATGGACTCTGTGCTGATATAGGAGCCGCCATCAACTTTGAAGTAAATAATGGTACCCGCATTAATATCGCTTTTAATGCCGGTTAA
- a CDS encoding aldehyde dehydrogenase family protein: protein MKHIKSVYINGRFATPHGNEVASIVSPLDGEVIAQLTYADETDTEKAIQAASTALVNYAQSSLAERAEYLQRIHDEILKRIDDLIDITILEYGAPKERAKWSNMIAATTFLHQIAVMKDYPFKKTVHESTVVMEPIGVSALFTPWNSTAGSIAVKVAAALAAGCTIVLKPSEFSPWQSQIIMECIDMAGLPPGVVNMVNGRGDVISRAIIASPEVTKISFTGSTVVGKILGKGAIDTMKRLTLELGGKSANIILEDADLDTAIPMALQAGFMNNGQACIAGSRLLVPVSRLEEIKKRLADGATQFRVGDPYQDATRIGPLASQKQYDRIQQFITTGLVEGAELLYGGPGHPEGFDKGFYVKPTIFAGVKNDMKIAREEIFGPVLSVIAYQDEAEAIAIANDSDYGLMAYVSSADQEKAARIAGQLKAGRVLINTLKHDPLAPFGGYKHSGMGRENGQLGMEAFLEPKTLII, encoded by the coding sequence ATGAAACACATAAAGAGCGTCTATATAAATGGCAGATTCGCTACACCCCATGGCAATGAAGTAGCGAGTATTGTAAGTCCGCTGGACGGTGAAGTGATTGCTCAACTGACGTATGCAGACGAAACGGATACAGAAAAGGCAATACAGGCGGCAAGTACAGCTTTGGTAAATTATGCACAAAGCAGCCTTGCTGAAAGAGCTGAATACCTGCAACGTATCCATGATGAAATCCTCAAAAGAATTGATGACCTGATTGATATCACCATCCTGGAATACGGCGCACCAAAGGAGAGAGCGAAATGGTCCAATATGATCGCGGCTACGACTTTCCTTCACCAGATCGCTGTAATGAAGGATTATCCGTTCAAAAAGACCGTACATGAATCTACCGTTGTAATGGAGCCTATTGGTGTTTCGGCCTTGTTTACTCCGTGGAATTCTACGGCGGGATCCATTGCCGTGAAGGTGGCAGCAGCACTGGCAGCTGGTTGTACGATCGTTCTTAAACCAAGCGAGTTCAGTCCCTGGCAGTCTCAGATCATTATGGAATGTATTGATATGGCAGGCTTGCCACCAGGCGTTGTGAATATGGTCAATGGAAGGGGAGATGTGATCAGCCGGGCTATTATAGCAAGTCCGGAGGTGACTAAGATATCCTTTACCGGTTCTACCGTAGTGGGAAAAATTCTTGGGAAGGGGGCTATCGACACCATGAAAAGACTGACGCTCGAACTGGGAGGTAAGTCGGCGAATATTATCCTGGAAGATGCAGATCTTGATACCGCGATACCTATGGCACTACAGGCAGGGTTTATGAATAACGGACAGGCATGTATCGCGGGATCAAGGTTACTGGTGCCGGTATCCAGACTGGAGGAGATAAAAAAGAGGCTTGCTGATGGAGCTACACAGTTTAGGGTGGGAGATCCCTATCAAGATGCAACCAGGATAGGGCCGCTGGCTAGTCAGAAGCAGTATGACCGTATCCAGCAATTTATTACCACAGGGCTTGTGGAAGGAGCGGAGTTATTATACGGCGGACCAGGACATCCGGAAGGCTTTGACAAAGGCTTTTATGTGAAACCGACGATTTTTGCAGGTGTAAAAAACGATATGAAGATCGCCAGGGAAGAGATTTTTGGTCCGGTGCTATCGGTGATTGCTTACCAGGATGAAGCGGAAGCTATTGCTATTGCTAATGATTCTGATTACGGGCTAATGGCGTATGTCAGCTCCGCTGATCAGGAGAAGGCGGCACGGATTGCCGGACAGTTAAAAGCAGGCAGGGTGTTGATCAATACGTTGAAGCATGATCCATTGGCACCGTTTGGAGGGTATAAGCATTCCGGTATGGGACGTGAGAACGGTCAGTTGGGTATGGAGGCATTTTTAGAGCCGAAGACCCTGATCATTTGA